One Herbaspirillum rubrisubalbicans genomic window carries:
- a CDS encoding helix-turn-helix domain-containing protein yields the protein MSVIEMSAQSDADLQARAQQMGVPPEVLLIVETLQADAQEKEGAALSLARLSKRTQLRMSTLRRFLSALEEAGVVKVEMNEDGTGSVSLLVSPQ from the coding sequence ATGAGTGTGATCGAGATGTCCGCCCAGTCGGATGCAGATTTGCAGGCCCGCGCCCAGCAGATGGGCGTGCCGCCCGAGGTGCTGCTGATCGTGGAAACTCTGCAGGCTGATGCCCAAGAGAAGGAGGGCGCAGCGCTGTCGCTGGCGCGCTTGTCAAAGCGGACCCAATTGCGCATGAGTACTTTGCGGCGGTTTTTGTCGGCGCTGGAAGAGGCTGGTGTGGTGAAGGTCGAGATGAATGAGGATGGGACTGGCAGCGTGAGTCTGTTGGTGTCGCCTCAGTAA
- a CDS encoding DUF2271 domain-containing protein, protein MKRSTTALFKPTALALAAAALFASAAPAGAAEMNLKIEIPTLNVAEYHRPYLAAWIERADQSVAANLAVWYDMKKKDKEGEKWLKDMRQWWRRSGREQQMPIDGVSGATRAPGEQKLNFGSTKGAIANLAPGDYVLMVEAAREVGGRELVKLPFQWPPKSPQSAKAQGNSELGAVALELKP, encoded by the coding sequence ATGAAGCGTAGCACTACTGCATTGTTCAAACCGACCGCCTTGGCCCTGGCTGCGGCGGCGCTGTTCGCCTCGGCCGCACCAGCCGGCGCAGCGGAGATGAACCTGAAGATCGAGATCCCGACCCTGAACGTGGCCGAATACCACCGTCCCTACCTGGCGGCCTGGATCGAGCGCGCCGACCAGAGCGTGGCCGCCAACCTGGCGGTCTGGTACGACATGAAGAAAAAGGACAAGGAAGGCGAGAAGTGGCTCAAGGATATGCGCCAGTGGTGGCGTCGCAGCGGGCGTGAGCAGCAGATGCCCATCGATGGCGTCAGCGGTGCCACCCGTGCGCCAGGTGAACAAAAACTCAACTTTGGTTCGACCAAGGGCGCCATCGCCAACCTGGCGCCGGGCGACTACGTGCTGATGGTGGAGGCGGCACGCGAAGTCGGCGGGCGGGAGCTGGTGAAGCTGCCGTTCCAGTGGCCGCCCAAGTCGCCCCAGAGCGCCAAGGCCCAAGGCAATAGCGAACTCGGGGCCGTCGCGCTGGAATTGAAACCCTAA
- a CDS encoding glutathione S-transferase: MITVHHLNNSRSQRVLWLLEELGLEYQIKFYQRDPKTMLAPPELLKVHPLGKSPVITDGELTVAESGNIVEYLLERYGANSGLLPAPGTPERLRYRYWLHFAEGSAMPWLLLGLIFSKMPKAVPTLIRPIARMLAEGMRTRLVAPQLERQLRYMEAELGKEGWFAGKAISGADIQMSFPVEGLRARGGLDGRYPNLLKFLEAIHARPAYQRALEKGGPYELLR, from the coding sequence ATGATCACCGTGCATCACCTGAACAACTCCCGTTCCCAACGCGTGTTGTGGCTGCTGGAAGAACTGGGCCTGGAGTACCAGATCAAGTTCTACCAGCGCGACCCCAAGACCATGCTGGCGCCGCCCGAGCTGCTCAAGGTGCATCCGCTGGGCAAGTCGCCGGTCATCACCGATGGCGAGCTGACGGTGGCCGAGTCGGGCAATATCGTCGAGTACCTGCTGGAGCGCTATGGCGCCAACAGCGGCCTGCTGCCCGCGCCCGGCACGCCGGAGCGCCTGCGCTACCGTTACTGGCTGCACTTCGCCGAAGGCTCGGCCATGCCCTGGTTGTTGCTGGGCCTGATCTTCAGCAAGATGCCCAAGGCCGTGCCGACGCTGATCCGTCCGATCGCCAGGATGCTGGCCGAGGGGATGCGCACTCGCCTGGTAGCGCCGCAGCTGGAGCGGCAATTGCGCTACATGGAGGCAGAACTGGGCAAGGAGGGCTGGTTTGCCGGCAAGGCCATCAGCGGCGCCGATATCCAGATGAGTTTCCCGGTGGAGGGCTTGCGGGCGCGGGGTGGGCTCGATGGCCGCTATCCCAACCTGCTCAAGTTCCTGGAAGCCATCCATGCGCGCCCGGCTTACCAGCGCGCGCTGGAAAAGGGCGGCCCTTACGAGCTGCTGCGCTGA
- a CDS encoding PLP-dependent aminotransferase family protein: MAVTPLYKQFADQLAASIRDGVLRPGERIASVRIASQQHKVSVTTVVRAYELLESRGIIESQPQSGYFVRQQAETIARPTASPPVQADHPAWQQSTEVDVSRLVLATLKTIQQDGTVPLGSPYPNPALFPSHRLAQYAGRIARHASQSSVFDDLPPGHPELLRQIARRYLENGLKVDPAEIVVTVGATEAINLCLQAVARPGDTIAVETPTFYAMLHAIERLGMRALEIPTDPRRGIDVAALEERLQTQAVAACMVMPNFQNPLGFQMPDSEKERLVRLAAQHQMPIIENAVYSELYYGNAHPSSLKNYDRDGLVLHCSSFSKSLTSAHRIGWAMPGRYRAQVEKLKFLNTLATPTAPQRAIAEYLTQGGYERHLRRVRRAFAQQRDMMRHFVLRFFPAGTQVSEPEGGYVLWVELPPQVDAMELYRRSLALGITVAPGRIFAATNRYSHFIRLNYSYTWSKETEQALKLVGKLVEELAG, from the coding sequence ATGGCCGTCACGCCTCTGTATAAACAATTTGCCGACCAGCTCGCGGCCTCCATCCGCGACGGCGTGCTGCGCCCGGGCGAACGCATCGCCTCGGTGCGCATCGCCAGCCAGCAGCACAAGGTCAGCGTAACCACCGTGGTGCGCGCCTACGAATTGCTGGAAAGCCGCGGCATCATCGAGAGCCAGCCGCAATCGGGCTACTTTGTACGCCAGCAGGCCGAAACCATTGCCCGCCCGACTGCCAGCCCCCCCGTGCAGGCCGACCACCCGGCCTGGCAGCAATCCACCGAAGTCGATGTCAGCCGCTTGGTGCTGGCTACGCTCAAGACCATCCAGCAGGACGGCACGGTGCCGCTGGGTTCGCCCTACCCCAACCCGGCACTGTTCCCTTCGCACCGGCTGGCCCAGTATGCCGGCCGCATCGCCCGTCATGCCAGCCAATCCAGCGTGTTCGACGACCTGCCTCCCGGCCATCCCGAACTGCTGCGCCAGATCGCCCGCCGCTACCTGGAAAACGGTCTGAAGGTCGATCCCGCTGAAATCGTGGTCACCGTAGGCGCCACCGAAGCCATCAATCTCTGCCTGCAAGCAGTGGCCCGTCCCGGTGACACCATTGCGGTGGAGACTCCGACCTTCTACGCCATGCTGCACGCCATCGAGCGTCTGGGGATGCGGGCCCTGGAAATCCCCACCGATCCGCGCCGCGGCATCGATGTCGCAGCGTTGGAAGAACGCCTGCAGACGCAAGCGGTGGCGGCCTGCATGGTCATGCCCAACTTCCAGAATCCGCTGGGTTTCCAGATGCCCGACAGCGAAAAGGAAAGACTGGTGCGCCTGGCCGCACAGCACCAGATGCCGATCATCGAAAACGCCGTCTACAGCGAGCTGTACTACGGCAATGCCCATCCTTCTTCACTGAAGAACTACGACCGCGATGGCCTGGTGCTGCACTGTTCGTCCTTCTCCAAGAGCCTGACCTCGGCCCACCGCATCGGCTGGGCCATGCCGGGCCGCTATCGGGCGCAGGTGGAAAAGCTCAAGTTCTTGAATACCCTGGCCACGCCCACCGCGCCGCAACGCGCCATCGCCGAATACCTGACCCAGGGCGGCTACGAGCGCCACCTGCGCCGGGTGCGCCGCGCCTTCGCCCAGCAGCGCGACATGATGCGCCACTTCGTGCTGCGCTTCTTCCCGGCCGGCACGCAGGTCTCCGAGCCGGAAGGCGGTTATGTCTTGTGGGTGGAATTGCCGCCGCAGGTGGATGCGATGGAACTATATCGCCGCAGCCTGGCGCTGGGCATCACGGTGGCGCCGGGGCGCATCTTTGCGGCGACCAACCGGTATAGCCATTTCATCCGGCTCAACTACAGCTATACCTGGTCCAAAGAGACCGAGCAGGCCTTGAAGCTGGTGGGGAAACTGGTGGAAGAACTAGCCGGGTAA
- a CDS encoding D-amino acid dehydrogenase, translating to MRVVILGSGVIGVTSAWYLARAGHDVTVLDRQPGPALETSFGNAGQISPGYASPWAAPGIPLKAIKWMFQEHAPLAIRPDGTLNQLRWMWQMLRNCNADSYAINKERMVRLAEYSRDCLRELRADVGIPYEGREQGTLQLFRSQEQLDGAAKDIAVLKEAGVPFELLTPEQLGGAEPALEKVRGKLTGGLRLPNDETGDCQLFTTRLAKMAEQLGVKFRYDVAIDALTMAGGKIAGVVCGKELVQADSYVVALGSYSPQMLRDVPGLPAIPVYPLKGYSITVPITDATAAPVSTILDETYKIAVTRFDDRIRVGGMAEIVGYDTALKAKRRATLEMVVNDLFPGAGDTTQASFWTGLRPMTPDGTPVVGATPVSNLFINTGHGTLGWTMSCGSGQLLADLISGRRPAIAHEDLSVARYMQSGAGVQTPRLAGA from the coding sequence ATGCGCGTCGTCATTCTTGGAAGCGGTGTCATCGGGGTCACCAGCGCCTGGTATCTGGCCAGGGCCGGCCACGACGTGACCGTGCTGGACCGCCAGCCTGGCCCGGCGCTGGAAACCTCGTTTGGCAACGCCGGCCAGATCTCCCCCGGCTATGCCTCGCCCTGGGCGGCCCCCGGCATCCCCCTGAAGGCGATCAAATGGATGTTCCAGGAACACGCCCCGCTGGCCATTCGCCCGGACGGCACCCTGAACCAATTGCGCTGGATGTGGCAGATGCTGCGCAACTGCAATGCCGACAGCTATGCCATCAACAAGGAACGCATGGTGCGCCTGGCCGAATACAGCCGCGACTGTCTGCGCGAGCTGCGCGCCGATGTCGGCATCCCCTATGAAGGCCGCGAACAAGGCACCCTGCAACTGTTCCGCAGCCAGGAACAACTGGACGGTGCGGCCAAGGACATCGCCGTGCTCAAGGAGGCCGGCGTGCCCTTCGAACTGCTCACCCCCGAACAACTGGGCGGTGCCGAACCGGCGCTGGAGAAGGTGCGCGGCAAGCTGACCGGCGGCCTGCGCCTGCCCAATGATGAAACCGGCGACTGCCAGCTCTTCACCACCCGCCTGGCCAAGATGGCCGAGCAACTGGGCGTGAAGTTCCGTTACGACGTTGCCATCGACGCCCTCACCATGGCCGGTGGCAAGATCGCCGGCGTGGTCTGCGGCAAGGAGTTGGTACAAGCCGACAGCTACGTGGTGGCCCTGGGCTCCTACTCGCCGCAGATGCTGCGCGACGTGCCGGGCCTGCCGGCCATCCCGGTCTACCCGCTCAAGGGTTACTCGATCACCGTGCCGATCACCGACGCGACCGCCGCGCCGGTCTCGACCATCCTCGACGAAACCTACAAGATCGCCGTGACCCGCTTCGACGACCGTATCCGCGTGGGCGGCATGGCCGAGATCGTGGGCTACGACACCGCCCTCAAGGCCAAGCGCCGCGCCACCCTGGAAATGGTGGTCAACGATCTGTTCCCGGGTGCTGGCGACACCACGCAAGCCAGCTTCTGGACCGGCCTGCGCCCGATGACCCCGGACGGCACCCCGGTGGTGGGCGCCACCCCGGTCTCCAACCTCTTCATCAATACCGGCCACGGCACGCTGGGCTGGACCATGTCCTGCGGCTCGGGCCAATTGCTGGCCGACCTGATCTCGGGCCGCCGCCCGGCCATCGCCCACGAAGACCTGTCGGTGGCGCGCTACATGCAATCGGGCGCGGGCGTCCAGACACCGCGTCTGGCAGGCGCCTGA
- a CDS encoding Lrp/AsnC ligand binding domain-containing protein, whose product MRTQQQSIRTLDKLDHRILAVLQKDGRISMKELGEQVGLSVTPCIERVRRMERDGVISGYYARVNPESLGATLLVFVEITLNHKSGNMFEQFRREVLRIPEVQECHLVSGDFDYLIKARIRGMAEYRKLLGDILLQLPGAAQSKSYVVMEEIKETLALPLDD is encoded by the coding sequence ATGAGAACCCAGCAACAATCCATCCGCACCCTCGACAAGCTCGATCACCGTATCCTGGCGGTGCTGCAAAAGGACGGTCGCATCTCCATGAAGGAGCTGGGCGAGCAGGTCGGTTTGTCAGTGACGCCCTGCATCGAACGGGTCAGGCGCATGGAGCGCGATGGCGTCATCAGCGGCTATTACGCGCGCGTCAATCCAGAGTCATTGGGGGCCACGCTGCTGGTGTTCGTGGAAATCACGCTGAACCACAAATCGGGCAACATGTTCGAGCAGTTCCGGCGCGAGGTGTTGCGCATCCCCGAGGTACAGGAGTGTCACCTGGTGTCGGGCGACTTCGATTACCTCATCAAGGCGCGCATCCGCGGCATGGCTGAGTACCGCAAGCTGTTGGGCGACATCCTGCTGCAACTGCCGGGGGCGGCGCAGTCCAAGAGCTACGTGGTGATGGAAGAAATCAAGGAAACCCTGGCGCTGCCGCTGGACGATTGA
- a CDS encoding DUF4198 domain-containing protein, producing MSFSLKLFAGRSMKIAALALAMTLPLSAHAHRQWLLPSATVLSGNDAWVTVDAAVSNDLFYFEHFPLRLDGLVVTGPEGKPVPAVNAATGKYRSTFDVQLNQSGTYKIAVVNNAVFASYKLDGQQKRWRGNADNLAKEIPANATELKVTQMNSRVETFVTAGKPSRSALAITGTGLELQPITHPNDLVAGDTASFQLLLDGKPAADVEVELVPGGIRYRDKLLDTKLKTDADGKFSVKWTGPGMYWLEASVADQKTTLPQATQRRASYIATVEVLP from the coding sequence ATGTCGTTTTCCCTCAAGCTGTTCGCCGGCCGCTCCATGAAGATCGCCGCACTGGCCCTGGCCATGACCCTGCCGTTGTCGGCCCACGCTCACCGCCAATGGCTGCTGCCGTCGGCCACCGTCCTGTCCGGCAATGATGCCTGGGTCACGGTGGATGCGGCGGTGTCCAATGACCTGTTCTATTTCGAGCATTTCCCGCTGCGCCTGGATGGCCTGGTGGTGACCGGCCCTGAAGGCAAGCCGGTGCCTGCCGTCAATGCCGCCACCGGCAAATACCGCAGCACCTTCGATGTGCAACTGAACCAGAGCGGCACCTACAAGATCGCGGTAGTCAACAACGCTGTCTTTGCCAGCTACAAGCTGGATGGGCAGCAAAAACGCTGGCGCGGCAATGCCGACAATCTGGCCAAGGAAATCCCGGCCAATGCCACCGAGCTGAAGGTGACCCAGATGAACAGCCGCGTGGAAACCTTCGTCACCGCCGGCAAGCCGAGCCGCTCGGCACTGGCCATTACCGGCACCGGACTGGAATTGCAGCCGATCACCCATCCCAACGACCTGGTGGCAGGTGACACCGCCAGCTTCCAGTTGCTGCTCGATGGCAAGCCGGCGGCGGACGTGGAAGTGGAACTGGTGCCGGGTGGCATCCGCTATCGCGACAAGCTGCTCGACACCAAGCTCAAGACCGATGCCGATGGCAAGTTCAGCGTGAAGTGGACCGGCCCTGGCATGTACTGGCTGGAAGCCAGCGTGGCCGACCAGAAGACCACGCTGCCGCAGGCGACCCAGCGTCGTGCGAGCTATATCGCCACGGTTGAAGTGCTGCCCTGA
- a CDS encoding PepSY-associated TM helix domain-containing protein: MPDQKRRAFWLKHLHQWHWISSAICLIAMLAFAATGLTLNHAAQIEAKPQVMHRNATLPLALLAPLRQQAEAADAKGGSKAALPQGVRDWISRELSVTVGQHSAEWSTDEVYVALPRPGGDAWLRVALQDGQVEYEKTDRGWISYFNDLHKGRNTGVAWSWFIDVFAVACLVFCLTGLFLLQMHAGKRPATWPMVGLGLVAPLLLALLLIH, from the coding sequence ATGCCGGACCAGAAACGTCGCGCCTTCTGGCTCAAGCACCTGCACCAGTGGCACTGGATCAGTTCGGCCATCTGCCTGATAGCCATGCTGGCCTTCGCCGCCACTGGCCTCACGCTCAACCATGCCGCCCAGATCGAGGCCAAGCCGCAGGTCATGCATCGCAATGCGACGCTGCCGCTTGCATTGCTGGCACCGCTGCGCCAGCAGGCCGAGGCGGCCGACGCCAAGGGGGGGAGCAAGGCAGCGCTGCCCCAGGGTGTGCGCGACTGGATCAGCCGTGAGCTGTCGGTAACCGTAGGCCAGCACAGCGCCGAGTGGTCCACCGATGAAGTCTACGTGGCGCTGCCGCGTCCGGGCGGCGATGCCTGGCTGCGGGTGGCGTTGCAGGACGGGCAGGTCGAATATGAAAAGACCGACCGCGGCTGGATTTCCTATTTCAATGACCTGCACAAGGGCCGCAATACCGGTGTGGCCTGGAGCTGGTTCATCGATGTCTTCGCCGTGGCTTGCTTGGTGTTTTGTTTGACCGGCCTGTTCCTGCTGCAGATGCACGCCGGCAAGCGCCCGGCCACCTGGCCCATGGTGGGGCTGGGGCTGGTGGCGCCGCTGTTGCTGGCGCTGCTGCTGATTCACTAG
- a CDS encoding FdhF/YdeP family oxidoreductase: MPSKPRIEQYNQPAGGWGALKYVALNLVKEHVADGKGLRTLLSQNQPDGFDCPGCAWPDREHTSTFEFCENGVKAVAAEATKKRVTPEFFEKHTVTELMQQSDYELEEHGRLTHPMVYDAATDKYRKIEWSAAFELMAKHLNALPDPDMADFYVSGRASNEAAFLFQLFVRQYGTNNFPDCSNMCHEPTSVGLPGTVGIGKGTVLLEDFDHCDTLLLFGQNPATNHPRMMGELRHASKRGATIVAINPLKERGLERFADPQSKVEMLTMGSTRISSMFIHPKLGGDLALIKGVIKRTIELDDVAQAAGTERVIDVAFIEQHTAGFEEFAAQARAESWEDIVEESGVSREDIEKLAQVYVKGKAVIATWGMGLTQHKYAVATIQLLSNMMMLRGNIGRQGAGLCPVRGHSNVQGDRTVGIDEKPTPAFLDRLEQVFGFKAPRHHGNDTVGSVMAMLEGRTKVFIGLGGNFAMATPDTPRTFDALRSCNLTVHITTKLNRSHLVHGKDALILPTMGRTEIDVQKSGPQGVTVEDSMSMVHVSYGINKPASEHLMSETAIVAHLAEATMKSRNNGPKIDWLWYAEDYSRIRDAIEKVYDAFKGYNERIANPGGFHLGVASRDRVWKTGSGKANFIVHEIPKDTPIHRARAIHGEKLLTLMTTRSHDQYNTTIYGMDDRYRGVFGQRRVVFIHPQDLQMLGLKDGEWVDITSVWDDGVERRAEGFLLVEYEIPRGCIGSYYPETNPLVPLESFADKARTPTSKSIPVLLSRSAVQRSAA; the protein is encoded by the coding sequence ATGCCCTCCAAACCAAGAATCGAGCAATACAATCAACCCGCAGGCGGCTGGGGCGCACTCAAGTACGTGGCGCTGAACCTGGTCAAGGAACACGTGGCCGATGGCAAGGGGCTGCGCACCCTGTTGTCGCAGAACCAGCCTGACGGCTTCGATTGCCCCGGTTGCGCATGGCCGGACCGCGAACATACCTCCACCTTCGAATTCTGCGAAAACGGCGTCAAGGCAGTCGCTGCCGAGGCCACCAAGAAGCGCGTCACGCCCGAGTTCTTCGAGAAGCACACCGTCACCGAGCTGATGCAGCAATCGGATTACGAACTGGAAGAACACGGCCGCCTGACCCATCCCATGGTCTACGACGCCGCCACCGACAAGTACCGGAAGATCGAATGGTCTGCTGCCTTCGAGTTGATGGCCAAGCACCTCAACGCCTTGCCCGACCCGGACATGGCCGACTTCTACGTCTCCGGGCGCGCCAGCAACGAAGCGGCCTTCCTGTTCCAGTTGTTCGTGCGTCAGTACGGCACCAACAATTTCCCGGATTGCTCCAACATGTGCCACGAGCCCACCAGCGTCGGTTTGCCGGGCACGGTCGGCATCGGCAAGGGCACGGTGCTGCTGGAAGACTTCGATCATTGCGATACTCTGCTGCTGTTCGGCCAGAACCCGGCCACCAATCACCCGCGCATGATGGGCGAGCTGCGTCATGCCTCCAAGCGCGGCGCCACCATCGTCGCCATCAATCCGCTCAAGGAACGCGGCCTGGAACGCTTTGCCGATCCGCAGAGCAAGGTCGAGATGCTGACCATGGGCAGCACCCGCATCAGTTCCATGTTCATCCATCCCAAGCTGGGGGGAGACCTGGCGCTGATCAAGGGCGTCATCAAGCGCACCATCGAACTGGATGATGTCGCCCAGGCCGCTGGCACCGAGCGGGTGATCGATGTGGCGTTCATCGAGCAACACACGGCCGGCTTCGAGGAATTTGCCGCGCAGGCACGTGCTGAAAGCTGGGAGGACATCGTCGAAGAATCCGGCGTCTCGCGTGAGGATATCGAAAAGCTGGCCCAGGTCTACGTCAAGGGCAAAGCCGTCATCGCTACCTGGGGCATGGGCCTGACCCAGCACAAGTACGCGGTGGCGACCATCCAGCTGCTGTCGAACATGATGATGCTGCGCGGGAACATCGGCCGCCAGGGTGCGGGCCTGTGCCCGGTGCGCGGGCACTCCAACGTGCAGGGCGACCGCACCGTAGGCATCGATGAAAAACCGACCCCGGCCTTCCTCGATCGCCTGGAGCAGGTGTTCGGCTTCAAGGCCCCGCGTCACCACGGCAACGACACCGTGGGTTCGGTCATGGCCATGCTGGAAGGCCGCACCAAGGTCTTCATCGGCCTGGGCGGCAACTTCGCCATGGCTACGCCCGACACCCCGCGCACCTTCGATGCGCTGCGTTCCTGCAACCTGACCGTGCATATCACCACCAAGCTCAACCGCAGCCACCTGGTGCATGGCAAGGATGCGCTGATCCTGCCGACCATGGGCCGCACCGAGATCGATGTCCAGAAGTCCGGTCCGCAAGGCGTGACGGTGGAAGATTCGATGAGCATGGTGCACGTCTCCTATGGCATCAACAAGCCGGCCTCCGAGCACCTGATGTCGGAGACGGCCATCGTGGCGCATCTGGCCGAGGCCACCATGAAGTCGCGCAACAATGGTCCGAAGATCGACTGGCTGTGGTACGCCGAAGATTACTCGCGCATCCGCGACGCCATCGAGAAGGTCTACGATGCCTTCAAGGGTTATAACGAGCGCATCGCCAATCCGGGTGGCTTCCACCTCGGGGTGGCCTCGCGTGACCGGGTCTGGAAGACCGGCAGTGGCAAGGCCAACTTCATCGTCCACGAGATCCCCAAGGACACGCCCATCCATCGCGCCCGCGCGATCCATGGCGAGAAGCTCTTGACCCTGATGACCACCCGTTCGCACGACCAGTACAACACCACCATCTATGGCATGGACGACCGGTATCGCGGCGTGTTCGGCCAGCGCCGGGTGGTCTTCATCCATCCGCAGGACCTGCAGATGCTGGGGTTGAAGGATGGTGAATGGGTCGACATCACCAGCGTCTGGGATGACGGTGTGGAGCGTCGTGCCGAGGGATTCCTGTTGGTGGAATATGAAATTCCGCGCGGTTGTATCGGTAGTTACTATCCCGAGACCAATCCGCTGGTGCCGCTGGAAAGTTTTGCCGACAAGGCGCGTACGCCGACCTCCAAATCCATTCCGGTGCTGCTGTCGCGCTCTGCGGTGCAGCGTTCGGCGGCGTGA
- a CDS encoding FAD:protein FMN transferase, translating into MSHRVLIPVELQAPPLLPSGVLAQRFAGHTMGTTWSVQALAPREVAAHTIASAIDAQLQRVIEEMSTWQPDSHISRFNRAPAGSWHALPEAFFTVLDAALTMAVDSDGAFDPTVGPLVDLWGFGPGSDQRRLPHLPDPRSLQAARLRCGWQRIVLDRTGRRVQQAGGVHLDFSGIAKGYAVDLIAQALRACGCVSWLVEVGGELSGCGVKADGQPYWVALERPPQDAGPGMVVALHDLAIATSGDYRRYVDHAGQRYAHTIDPRTGTPVRNVLASVTVLHRQCMVADALATVLTVLGEEDGMSFAQQRGIAALFIRRQGQGYQETMTPAFAAMLS; encoded by the coding sequence ATGTCCCACCGCGTATTGATCCCCGTCGAGCTGCAAGCCCCGCCCCTGCTGCCATCGGGCGTGCTGGCCCAGCGCTTTGCCGGCCACACCATGGGTACCACCTGGAGCGTGCAGGCGCTGGCGCCGCGCGAGGTCGCTGCCCACACCATCGCATCGGCCATCGATGCGCAGTTGCAACGAGTCATCGAAGAAATGAGCACTTGGCAGCCGGACTCGCACATCAGTCGCTTCAACCGCGCCCCGGCCGGTAGTTGGCACGCCTTGCCCGAGGCTTTCTTCACCGTACTCGATGCGGCGCTGACCATGGCTGTCGATAGCGATGGAGCGTTCGATCCCACGGTCGGGCCGCTGGTCGATCTGTGGGGATTCGGCCCCGGCAGCGATCAGCGGCGGCTGCCGCATCTGCCCGATCCGCGGTCGCTGCAGGCAGCGCGCCTGCGTTGCGGCTGGCAGCGCATCGTGCTGGACCGCACGGGGCGAAGGGTGCAGCAGGCCGGTGGTGTACACCTGGATTTTTCCGGCATCGCCAAGGGCTATGCGGTGGATCTGATCGCCCAGGCCTTGCGCGCCTGTGGTTGCGTGAGCTGGCTGGTCGAGGTCGGCGGCGAATTGTCCGGCTGCGGCGTGAAGGCCGATGGCCAACCCTACTGGGTGGCGCTGGAGCGCCCGCCCCAGGATGCCGGGCCGGGCATGGTGGTGGCGCTGCATGACCTGGCCATTGCCACCTCGGGCGACTATCGTCGTTATGTGGATCACGCAGGCCAGCGTTATGCCCACACCATCGATCCCCGTACCGGTACACCTGTGCGCAATGTCCTGGCTTCTGTCACGGTACTGCACCGGCAATGCATGGTGGCCGATGCCTTGGCCACGGTGTTGACTGTACTGGGCGAGGAAGACGGCATGAGCTTCGCGCAGCAGCGCGGTATCGCCGCACTGTTCATCCGCCGCCAGGGGCAGGGCTATCAGGAGACCATGACGCCGGCGTTTGCGGCCATGCTGTCATGA